In one window of Branchiostoma lanceolatum isolate klBraLanc5 chromosome 15, klBraLanc5.hap2, whole genome shotgun sequence DNA:
- the LOC136421166 gene encoding uncharacterized protein: MFTLPSIRKYLNLTVNVYDVPDYPPVYNSACETRVKNGSEQLFDITVHSGTSVGHQLTDLPGNISSSNYRHARINTNNNKCRVQVTWGSVKKKLEWAAVFSVFDVSKISNISCPSNREGIEGTFHLIRRNSNTNQEATTTFRNLEEDNLLKSSWLSDTALEYFLYFDTNVVHPTVTYDCTVSELLRYDGTALSFSIRFSVTIIGCGLGKYGPLCDQDCICKNGASCHGYNGACLCKPGWVGVACDIPVPAIMITTSIPAENIKIGDNLKLYCTTIHVKVASLTWEHKSLSGNGSLESGIHELLQSAESSAFVPSINDEENGFYYCVVNTTDGRTLEAEFLLNASRCASDYHGKFCNETCDCYNDGRCDRMEGCLCLPGWMGANCDSPCPEGYFGQDCTTKCTCENAAKCDRASGTCSCLAGWYGSNCEQPCPLGRYGPSCVYGCKCEQNTTCDVFNGTCDSYDITKTSLFSHAWLTAPVVALVLVFVAICCYLRRRLKVHRKTNKLDEVRENIDDDDEKTQLLLPWERDEKHLRVIRMIGQGTFGHVVLAQLKRPGKQNVLVAVKTLQGASHTAMCYKDFYRETDILAALYNSSEYTVDDKKAMHPNIVGLYGVITQSEPKRILLEYAPRGDLLQYLRRNRDNPRASSLDFLGLAVDVARGLQELERVKIVHRDVAARNVLVTEQNTAKIADFGLARDVYTNTEYVHVKQGAGIADLLPLKWMSLESIRDGVYTSYSDVWSFGVLLWEIVTFGEEPHYPDMLRPDCRRLLNLLKLGTRLEKPENCPEVLYRLMSRCWDAEASLRPLAEELEVELTAIVPQEENDPMNRAFQERNHRVERETGL, encoded by the coding sequence ATGTTTACACTTCCTTCTATCAGAAAGTACCTAAACTTGACCGTGAACGTGTATGATGTACCCGACTACCCGCCAGTGTACAATTCTGCATGTGAGACGCGTGTGAAAAATGGTTCAGAACAACTGTTTGACATTACTGTCCACAGTGGGACAAGTGTGGGCCATCAGTTGACTGATCTGCCCGGAAATATTTCAAGTAGTAACTATCGTCATGCCCGTAtcaatacaaacaacaacaaatgcagaGTTCAAGTGACGTGGGGATcggtgaaaaaaaaattagaatggGCTGCTGTGTTTTCAGTCTTTGATGTGAGCAAGATTAGCAACATAAGTTGTCCTTCTAATCGCGAAGGCATCGAAGGTACATTTCATCTCATACGCAGAAACAGTAACACAAATCAAGAAGCAACGACGACGTTTCGAAATCTTGAAGAGGACAACCTACTCAAGTCATCTTGGTTAAGCGATACTGCTCTGGAGTATTTTCTTTACTTTGACACAAATGTCGTTCATCCAACCGTGACATACGACTGTACTGTTAGTGAACTTCTCCGTTACGATGGCACAGCACTAAGTTTTTCTATTCGATTCTCTGTAACCATTATAGGTTGTGGACTTGGCAAGTATGGTCCGCTGTGTGATCAAGACTGCATCTGTAAAAATGGCGCGAGTTGCCATGGATACAATGGAGCCTGTTTGTGTAAACCAGGGTGGGTTGGTGTCGCCTGTGACATACCCGTACCCGCAATAATGATCACAACTTCAATACCGGCCGAGAATATCAAGATTGGAGACAACCTTAAGTTGTATTGTACAACCATTCATGTCAAGGTGGCGTCTTTAACTTGGGAACACAAATCGCTATCAGGAAATGGTAGTCTGGAAAGCGGAATACACGAATTGTTACAGAGTGCGGAAAGTTCCGCCTTTGTACCGTCCATAAATGACGAGGAAAACGGATTCTATTACTGCGTTGTGAACACAACTGATGGTCGAACGCTGGAGGCGGAGTTTTTACTGAACGCGAGCCGATGTGCGTCTGACTACCACGGGAAGTTCTGCAACGAGACGTGTGATTGCTACAACGATGGACGATGTGACCGAATGGAGGGATGTTTATGTCTTCCTGGTTGGATGGGCGCCAACTGTGACTCCCCGTGTCCTGAGGGCTACTTTGGGCAAGACTGTACAACAAAGTGTACCTGCGAGAACGCAGCCAAGTGCGACCGTGCCAGTGGCACCTGTAGTTGTCTGGCGGGCTGGTACGGTTCTAACTGCGAGCAGCCATGCCCACTCGGTCGCTACGGTCCCAGCTGTGTGTACGGATGTAAGTGTGAACAGAACACGACTTGTGACGTCTTCAACGGCACCTGTGACAGTTACGACATCACGAAAACCTCACTTTTCAGTCATGCATGGTTAACTGCGCCAGTTGTAGCCTTGGTACTTGTGTTTGTTGCCATCTGTTGTTACCTGCGACGTCGCCTTAAAGTCCACAGAAAGACCAACAAACTTGACGAAGTGAGAGAGAATATCGACGACGACGACGAAAAAACTCAACTGTTGCTACCATGGGAACGAGACGAGAAACATCTAAGGGTCATCAGAATGATTGGACAAGGGACATTTGGTCACGTGGTTCTAGCGCAACTAAAAAGACCAGGTAAGCAAAATGTTCTTGTAGCTGTGAAGACTCTACAAGGCGCATCACACACTGCAATGTGCTACAAGGACTTCTACCGCGAGACCGACATTTTGGCAGCCTTGTATAACAGTTCCGAGTACACAGTGGATGACAAGAAGGCCATGCACCCCAACATTGTCGGACTGTACGGAGTGATCACACAGTCTGAGCCCAAGCGTATTCTACTCGAGTACGCCCCTAGGGGAGATCTTCTGCAATATCTTCGGCGAAATCGGGATAATCCCAGGGCGTCTTCACTCGACTTCCTCGGCTTAGCAGTCGACGTAGCCCGAGGGTTGCAAGAATTGGAGCGTGTGAAAATCGTCCATCGCGACGTGGCTGCCCGCAATGTCTTAGTCACCGAGCAGAACACAGCCAAGATCGCCGACTTCGGTCTAGCCCGCGACGTGTACACTAACACTGAATACGTGCATGTCAAGCAGGGGGCAGGGATAGCGGATCTTCTCCCACTGAAGTGGATGTCTTTAGAGTCCATACGAGACGGGGTCTACACAAGTTACAGCGACGTCTGGTCCTTtggcgtgctgctgtgggagatcgtTACTTTTGGCGAGGAGCCTCACTACCCCGACATGCTGCGGCCTGACTGCCGCCGGCTCCTGAACCTGCTCAAACTCGGCACGCGTCTGGAAAAACCGGAAAACTGCCCCGAAGTGCTGTATCGTCTGATGTCGAGATGTTGGGACGCAGAGGCTTCCctgcgccccctagcggaagaATTGGAGGTTGAATTGACAGCGATTGTTCCACAGGAAGAGAATGATCCAATGAATAGAGCCTTTCAGGAACGTAATCATCGCGTGGAGAGAGAAACAGGACTGTAA
- the LOC136421067 gene encoding CUB and sushi domain-containing protein 2-like — protein MGSNITVESCIERCRNQGSSIAALNRQNCICGSGVNHNSHAPEFCTTQCRGNSDQTCGDPGRADVYQTWVGACGYRETTGAIYSPMYPGTYPYNDNCTWEINFDPDKVIKFYYNVWDVPAGDTLVITDRSGQSRTLGPDFDTAWTNEVTVNFVSNGRVNGRFAVHYEAVDHCGGIGTTGGVAQISPSHGGNFAVGQQVTIRCTDGTETVVECLQDKIFNVTGPYCTGQSIIIVNNDYSLLSSFFPSIGTSPTVVFVIVSVLAVLVLLAILFVAVLFVIKKRTTQEPRTSSDHEYETVDQGTSNDEYEMMDTQQDPHPPVRGPQAPATVLPLPGVSNQITQSDYQALNPRTMCKNSADDHEYQNTFGKIYENA, from the exons ATGGGTTCAAACATAACTGTAGAATCGTGTATAGAAAGGTGCAGGAACCAAGGCAGCAGCATTGCGGCTTTGAACCGACAGAATTGTATCTGTGGATCCGGTGTCAACCACAACAGTCATGCGCCAGAGTTCTGTACGACTCAGTGTAGAGGAAACAGCGATCAGACATGTGGGGACCCGGGAAGGGCTGACGTGTACCAAA CATGGGTTGGTGCTTGCGGATATAGGGAAACAACCGGAGCCATCTACTCACCAATGTATCCCGGAACTTACCCATACAATGACAACTGTACCTGGGAGATCAACTTTGACCCAGACAAGGTCATCAAGTTCTACTACAACGTGTGGGACGTCCCAGCCGGGGACACACTGGTCATCACGGACAGGTCAGGACAATCCAGGACACTCGGGCCAGACTTCGACACAGCTTGGACCAATGAAGTCACTGTTAACTTTGTATCAAACGGGCGTGTGAATGGGAGATTTGCTGTCCACTATGAAG CTGTAGACCACTGTGGAGGCATTGGTACTACAGGAGGTGTCGCGCAGATATCTCCTTCGCACGGAGGTAACTTCGCCGTCGGACAGCAGGTAACCATAAGATGTACGGACGGGACAGAGACCGTGGTGGAGTGTCTACAAGACAAAATCTTCAACGTAACGGGGCCGTACTGTACAGGTCAGTCAATAATCATTGTCAACAATGACTACAGTCT ACTTTCTTCCTTTTTCCCCTCCATAGGTACCTCTCCTACAGTAGTGTTTGTCATTGTGTCTGTGTTAGCTGTGCTGGTCCTTCTCGCCATTCTGTTTGTTGCTGTGTTGTTCGTCATCAAGAAAAG GACCACGCAAGAGCCAAGAACTTCCAGTGATCATGAATATGAGACAGTTGACCAAGGAACCTCCAATGACGAGTACGAGATGATGGACACACAGCAGGACCCTCATCCCCCGGTCAGGGGTCCGCAAGCCCCGGCAACAGTCCTTCCTCTTCCCGGAGTATCCAATCAGATAACCCAGTCTGACTACCAGGCGTTGAACCCGAGGACCATGTGTAAGAATAGTGCGGACGACCACGAATACCAGAACACATTTGGAAAGATATATGAAAATGCCTGA